The sequence TAACAGCACTTTACACTTCTAGTTAAAATTCCTACATTGGCTTATCTCACTCGCACTCATTTCACTAACACAAGGACAGTATGTCATGAAAGACGAAACGCTCGCGGTTCATCACGGCTACACCACAGATCCCACCACTAAATCCGTGGCCGTACCTATTTACCAAACCGTGGCTTACGAGTTTGACAGCGCCCAACACGGTGCCGACTTATTTAACCTCGAAGTGCCAGGCAACATATATACCCGCATCATGAACCCGACTAATGATGTGATTGAGCAGCGCGTGGCCGCTCTTGAAGGCGGTATCGCCGGTCTTGCGGTATCCGCAGGCAGTGCTGCTATTCATTATGCCTTGATTAACTTGGCCCAAAACGGCGACAACATAGTCACCACGCCCCAGCTGTATGGCGGCACCTATACTTTGTTCGCGCATATGCTGCCGAGCATGGGCATTGAAGTACGTTTTGCCGAAGACGCCAGCCCTGAGGCCATCAGCAAACTGATTGATGACAGAACCAAAGCGGTATTCTGCGAAAGTATTGGTAACCCCGCCGGCAATGTTACCGACCTGCAAGGCTTAGCCGATGCAGCCCACGCCCAAGGCGTGCCGTTAGTAGTGGACAACACAGTGGCCAGCCCCATTCTGTGTAAACCCATCGAATTTGGTGCCGATATCGTGGTTCACTCCCTAACCAAATACATAGGCGGCCACGGTAACTCTCTGGGCGGCGCCATCGTCGACAGTGGTAAGTTTGATTGGGTAAAGAATAAAGAGCGCTTCCCACAGTTTAATAATCCAGAGCCAGCTTATCATGGCGTGGTGTACACCGAATCCTTTGGCGCCGCGGCCTTTATTGCCCGCGCCCGTACCGTGCCGTTGCGTAACACCGGCAGTGCATTATCACCCATGAACACCTTCTTGCTGCTACAAGGCCTAGAAACCCTGCCGCTGCGCATGGAGCGCCATGTGGAGAACACCTTTAAGGTGGCGGAGTTCTTACAAGCCCATCCTTTAGTGGACTGGGTAAACTATGCAGGCTTAAAAGGACATCCGGATTATGAGCGGGCTCAGCGCTACATGAAAGGCAAGCCATCAGCCATTTTATCCTTTGGTCTTAAAGGCGGTTATGACGCAGGCGTACGTTTTTACGATGCGCTTAATCTTATCAAACGCTTAGTGAATATCGGTGAT comes from Oceanisphaera profunda and encodes:
- a CDS encoding O-acetylhomoserine aminocarboxypropyltransferase/cysteine synthase family protein — protein: MKDETLAVHHGYTTDPTTKSVAVPIYQTVAYEFDSAQHGADLFNLEVPGNIYTRIMNPTNDVIEQRVAALEGGIAGLAVSAGSAAIHYALINLAQNGDNIVTTPQLYGGTYTLFAHMLPSMGIEVRFAEDASPEAISKLIDDRTKAVFCESIGNPAGNVTDLQGLADAAHAQGVPLVVDNTVASPILCKPIEFGADIVVHSLTKYIGGHGNSLGGAIVDSGKFDWVKNKERFPQFNNPEPAYHGVVYTESFGAAAFIARARTVPLRNTGSALSPMNTFLLLQGLETLPLRMERHVENTFKVAEFLQAHPLVDWVNYAGLKGHPDYERAQRYMKGKPSAILSFGLKGGYDAGVRFYDALNLIKRLVNIGDTRSLACHPASTTHRQMSEAEQAQAGVKAEMIRLSIGIEHIDDILADIEQALAAE